From Pseudoalteromonas rubra, one genomic window encodes:
- a CDS encoding DUF3574 domain-containing protein codes for MVVKFANRLILLTLLLSTSHAYADEVYRLRLFFGLSLPGGGGVSLEQWQAFQNDEIVKAFDGFNVVDSIGYYKGKPERSKVVTVIVDEQGVEKAKMLASLYARRFGQDSVMLVKVPVAEWDFIGPDYKSATHEQ; via the coding sequence ATGGTCGTAAAATTCGCAAATCGTTTGATATTACTTACTCTGCTGCTCAGTACTTCCCACGCCTATGCAGACGAAGTCTATCGGCTCAGGCTGTTCTTTGGTCTGTCATTGCCAGGTGGTGGTGGGGTGTCGCTAGAGCAATGGCAGGCGTTTCAAAACGATGAGATAGTAAAGGCGTTTGATGGTTTTAATGTTGTCGATTCGATAGGTTACTACAAAGGTAAACCAGAGCGCTCGAAAGTGGTGACCGTGATTGTGGACGAGCAGGGCGTTGAAAAGGCCAAGATGCTGGCGTCTTTATATGCCCGCCGTTTTGGCCAGGACTCGGTAATGCTGGTAAAAGTTCCGGTTGCTGAGTGGGATTTTATCGGGCCAGATTATAAAAGCGCT
- a CDS encoding 2OG-Fe(II) oxygenase, whose protein sequence is MLNKLWRWEAGRQDSGYDKMLLCGAIWPIKFDCYLIHFPAGSEIKQHVDQVDSGKHYRLNIILKHAKQGGEFICQNTLVNWTRIKLFRPDIEAHAVSKVTLGSRYVLSVGWVRE, encoded by the coding sequence ATGTTGAATAAGTTATGGCGCTGGGAAGCGGGAAGACAAGACTCGGGCTACGATAAAATGCTGTTATGCGGCGCAATCTGGCCCATTAAATTCGACTGTTACCTGATCCATTTCCCGGCGGGCAGTGAAATTAAACAGCATGTGGATCAGGTCGATTCTGGCAAACACTACCGGCTCAATATTATCCTTAAACACGCTAAACAAGGTGGAGAGTTTATCTGCCAAAATACCCTTGTAAACTGGACAAGGATTAAACTGTTCAGACCCGACATAGAAGCCCATGCCGTGAGTAAAGTTACGCTAGGCAGCCGCTATGTGTTAAGTGTTGGTTGGGTGAGAGAATAA